The following are from one region of the Prochlorococcus marinus str. SB genome:
- the rplJ gene encoding 50S ribosomal protein L10 has product MGRTLENKQKIVTEIKSLLDDSEMAVVLDYKGLTIKEMSDLRSRLQTTNGICKVTKNSLMRKAIDGDSNWNDLESLLTGTNAFVLIKEDVGGAVKAIQSFQKDTKKSETKGALFEGRLLSDSEIKEIASLPSKEVLIAKIAGALNGVATKIAISINEVPSGLARSLKQHSEKSES; this is encoded by the coding sequence ATGGGCCGAACACTAGAGAATAAGCAAAAAATCGTTACTGAGATTAAATCTCTTTTAGACGACTCGGAAATGGCTGTGGTTCTTGACTATAAAGGTTTAACTATCAAAGAGATGTCAGATTTGCGATCTAGATTGCAAACAACCAACGGTATCTGCAAAGTTACTAAAAATTCATTAATGCGCAAAGCTATTGATGGAGATAGTAATTGGAACGATCTTGAATCTTTACTGACCGGAACGAATGCTTTTGTGTTAATTAAAGAAGATGTTGGTGGTGCTGTAAAAGCTATCCAATCTTTTCAAAAAGACACCAAAAAATCCGAGACCAAAGGAGCTTTATTTGAAGGCAGACTTCTTAGCGATTCTGAAATAAAAGAAATTGCAAGTCTTCCATCTAAAGAAGTATTGATAGCAAAAATTGCTGGCGCTCTAAATGGCGTAGCAACAAAAATTGCGATCTCTATCAATGAAGTGCCTTCTGGACTTGCTAGATCACTTAAACAACATTCTGAAAAATCAGAATCTTAA
- the rnhA gene encoding ribonuclease HI has product MNSDSIAIEAATDGACSGNPGPGGWGGLIIFEDNSELEIGGSEQNTTNNRMELTAAIKTLEKLKTYKLKENFKLRTDSKYVIEGYTKWIINWKKNGWKTSSGKPVQNLDLWQKIDQLRINGLIMEYVKGHSGDKQNDRVDKIATNYSKGISIESNLKKVESSVDFFEKNAPAEIQELFSRNELIQKFAEKKYLLSSPELETLLGDENHLKIKQYSLFEWRNWRLIPKDKKYWIIEKKKLNFL; this is encoded by the coding sequence ATGAATAGTGATAGTATTGCGATTGAAGCCGCAACAGATGGAGCCTGCAGTGGTAATCCAGGCCCAGGTGGATGGGGTGGTTTAATAATTTTTGAGGATAACAGCGAATTAGAAATAGGTGGTTCCGAGCAAAATACTACTAATAATAGAATGGAACTCACTGCGGCTATAAAAACTCTTGAGAAATTAAAAACCTACAAATTAAAAGAGAACTTTAAACTAAGAACTGATAGTAAATATGTCATAGAGGGTTATACAAAATGGATTATTAATTGGAAGAAAAATGGATGGAAAACAAGTTCAGGAAAACCAGTTCAAAATCTTGATCTATGGCAAAAAATTGATCAATTAAGAATTAATGGCCTAATAATGGAATATGTTAAAGGTCATAGCGGGGATAAACAAAATGATAGGGTTGATAAAATTGCAACTAATTACAGCAAAGGTATATCTATAGAAAGTAACTTAAAAAAAGTAGAATCCTCAGTTGATTTTTTTGAAAAAAATGCACCTGCAGAAATTCAGGAATTATTTTCCCGCAATGAATTAATTCAAAAATTTGCAGAAAAAAAGTACCTGTTAAGTTCACCTGAACTAGAAACATTATTAGGTGATGAAAACCACTTAAAGATAAAACAATATTCACTTTTTGAATGGCGTAATTGGAGATTGATTCCTAAAGATAAAAAATATTGGATAATAGAAAAAAAGAAGCTTAATTTTTTATGA
- the rplL gene encoding 50S ribosomal protein L7/L12, which translates to MSAKTEEILESLKSLSLLEASELVKQIEEAFGVSAAASAGVVMAAPGAAGGDSDGGAAEEKTEFDVVLEGFDAAAKIKVLKVVRNATGLGLGDAKALVESAPKTVKEGIAKADAESLKKEIEEAGGKVTLK; encoded by the coding sequence ATGTCCGCAAAAACTGAAGAAATTCTTGAATCATTAAAATCTTTATCACTTTTAGAAGCATCTGAGCTTGTAAAGCAAATTGAAGAGGCTTTTGGTGTATCTGCTGCAGCTTCTGCAGGTGTAGTAATGGCAGCTCCTGGAGCAGCTGGCGGTGACTCAGATGGTGGCGCTGCTGAAGAAAAAACTGAATTTGATGTAGTTCTCGAAGGCTTTGATGCAGCTGCAAAAATCAAAGTACTTAAGGTTGTAAGAAATGCAACTGGTCTAGGTCTTGGCGATGCAAAAGCACTTGTTGAATCTGCACCAAAAACAGTAAAAGAAGGAATTGCCAAAGCAGATGCTGAATCTTTAAAGAAAGAGATTGAAGAAGCTGGCGGTAAAGTTACACTTAAGTAA
- the secE gene encoding preprotein translocase subunit SecE: MTSPTTNKDLLKKDSPEVEEPKKKNNFFRSTYDELKLVVWPNKQQLFSESVAVIIMVSFSAAAIASVSRFYGWAASQIFG, from the coding sequence GTGACAAGTCCTACTACTAATAAAGACCTTCTTAAAAAGGATTCTCCTGAAGTTGAAGAGCCTAAAAAAAAGAATAATTTTTTTAGATCTACATACGATGAGCTTAAACTTGTCGTGTGGCCTAACAAACAACAACTTTTTAGCGAATCAGTAGCAGTTATAATTATGGTATCCTTTTCTGCTGCAGCAATTGCTTCTGTTAGCAGATTCTATGGATGGGCAGCCTCGCAAATTTTTGGTTGA
- the rplK gene encoding 50S ribosomal protein L11: protein MAKKIVAVIKLALQAGKANPAPPVGPALGQHGVNIMAFCKEYNARTQDKAGFVIPVEISVFEDRSFTFITKTPPASVLITKAAGIEKGSGESAKGSVGNISKSQLEEIAKTKLPDLNCSSVESAMKVIEGTARNMGVSITD, encoded by the coding sequence ATGGCAAAAAAAATTGTTGCAGTTATCAAGCTTGCTCTACAAGCAGGCAAAGCAAATCCTGCTCCTCCTGTAGGGCCCGCTTTAGGACAACATGGTGTCAATATCATGGCATTTTGCAAAGAATACAATGCAAGGACACAAGATAAAGCAGGTTTTGTAATTCCAGTCGAGATTTCTGTTTTTGAAGATAGAAGCTTTACTTTTATCACAAAAACACCTCCTGCTTCCGTCTTAATAACAAAAGCAGCTGGTATAGAGAAAGGATCAGGTGAATCCGCAAAAGGCTCTGTTGGGAATATAAGTAAATCTCAATTAGAAGAAATAGCCAAAACTAAGCTTCCTGATCTAAACTGTTCTAGTGTTGAATCGGCAATGAAAGTAATTGAGGGTACTGCTCGTAATATGGGCGTCTCTATCACTGATTGA
- the nusG gene encoding transcription termination/antitermination protein NusG produces MSNELNTNLASSKANTSIARWYAIQVASSCEKKVKATLEQRSVTLGVNNRIIEIEIPQTPGIKLKKDGSRQTTEEKVFPGYVLVRMILDEDTMMAVKSTPNVINFVGAEDGRGSGRSRGHIKPRPLSRQEVNRIFKRASEKKAVIKLDIEEKDRIIVTSGPFKDFQGEVIEVSGERNKLKALLSIFGRETPVELEFSQINKQN; encoded by the coding sequence ATGAGTAATGAATTAAATACAAACCTTGCTTCTTCAAAAGCAAATACAAGCATCGCAAGATGGTATGCCATTCAAGTAGCATCAAGCTGTGAAAAAAAAGTAAAAGCGACTCTTGAGCAGAGATCAGTGACTTTAGGTGTTAATAATAGAATCATTGAAATTGAAATTCCCCAAACTCCAGGAATTAAATTAAAAAAAGATGGAAGCAGACAAACTACTGAAGAAAAAGTTTTCCCTGGTTATGTCCTCGTAAGAATGATTTTGGATGAAGATACAATGATGGCTGTTAAAAGTACACCAAATGTAATTAACTTTGTCGGTGCTGAAGACGGGAGAGGCAGCGGAAGATCACGAGGTCATATCAAACCTCGACCATTATCAAGACAAGAAGTTAATAGAATCTTTAAGCGCGCATCAGAGAAAAAAGCTGTAATCAAGTTAGATATTGAAGAAAAAGATAGAATAATTGTAACTAGTGGTCCATTCAAGGATTTCCAGGGGGAAGTTATAGAAGTTTCCGGCGAAAGAAATAAATTAAAAGCATTACTTTCAATATTTGGGCGCGAGACTCCTGTAGAATTAGAATTCTCCCAAATCAATAAACAAAATTAA
- a CDS encoding ATP-dependent Clp protease ATP-binding subunit — MRETLTSSPELFSDISWNLLLLGEETAKKWDHSEFNIEHIIHTLFSSSEFFAFIEKLSIDQDTVLDITEDFLEETPTNESDIFTIGEDLEILLDNANQIKIQWGSRFIEIPHLLIALGRDLRIGNYVFQEGNLSMEKLEEELKFFPNINQSKDSFNYENILEINNQSNFESNKETLVKEEKFKEAIVPLPKSKLQIETKKQVGKDENALSIYGKDLTESAKKGLLDPVLGRENEINNLMRVLCRRNKNNPILIGNPGVGKTSIAKLLAQLIVDKKVPDSLKDFKIISLDIGALVSGTKFRGQLEERLSLIMQELNNPSQGMILFIDEIHSILSSDRSSTDISNILKPLLAEGELRCIGTTTPEKFRETIEKDQALNNCFQKIAVNEPSVELSAKILQGIKKKYESHHGIKISEEAVNYSAKLADRYISDKCLPDKAIDLIDEAAAELKIESNKKPQIILQQENKLHTINEKLNNLQEENIEAKEKLLNMRQQSEARLNVLLDNWYNLREEMKQLSILMKEEDKLTKKIKDKSNREIENDLDYLEKLEEELNEIENEIQKVEENFNKIKKNRNFPFKYQVEPDDIADVVSKITGIPISKVVSNERKKLVNLETELSEKVIGQEKAIEAVSAAIRRARVGMKSPKRPIGSFLFMGPTGVGKTELAKSLATALFDEEDALLRLDMSEYMEKNAVARLLGAPPGYVGYEEGGQLTEAVRRKPYSVILLDEIEKAHSEVFNILLQVLDEGRLTDSQGRTVDFKNTVIIMTSNLAGKSILEYSQKISKSEGKLENNQQTLDDSISNTLSSIFRPEFLNRIDEVVRFNPLSIDELQKIIILQTEDLKNLLLEQNINIAIDKKVINKIANDSYEPEYGARPLSRELRRQIENPLAAKLLEDNFKNKKNIIIKLNPAKKDEIVFKPS, encoded by the coding sequence ATGAGAGAAACACTTACATCCAGTCCTGAACTATTTAGCGATATCAGTTGGAATCTTCTTTTATTAGGGGAAGAAACAGCAAAAAAATGGGATCATAGCGAATTTAATATTGAACACATAATTCATACATTGTTCTCATCAAGTGAATTCTTTGCTTTCATTGAAAAATTATCAATCGACCAAGATACAGTTTTAGATATAACAGAAGATTTTTTAGAAGAGACTCCAACAAATGAGTCAGATATTTTTACTATCGGAGAAGATTTAGAGATTTTATTAGATAATGCAAATCAGATCAAAATCCAATGGGGATCGAGATTCATAGAAATCCCTCATTTACTAATTGCTCTTGGAAGAGATTTAAGAATTGGAAATTATGTTTTTCAGGAAGGTAACCTTTCGATGGAAAAATTAGAAGAGGAATTAAAGTTTTTCCCAAATATTAATCAATCAAAAGATTCTTTTAATTATGAGAACATACTGGAAATAAATAATCAATCTAATTTTGAATCAAATAAAGAGACTTTAGTTAAAGAAGAAAAATTTAAAGAAGCTATCGTTCCATTACCCAAAAGTAAACTTCAAATTGAAACCAAAAAACAAGTTGGGAAAGATGAAAATGCTCTTTCAATTTATGGAAAAGATTTAACAGAATCAGCTAAAAAAGGCTTACTGGATCCTGTTTTAGGGAGAGAAAATGAGATAAATAATTTAATGAGGGTACTCTGCAGAAGAAACAAAAATAATCCTATACTTATCGGTAATCCTGGAGTTGGTAAAACCTCAATTGCAAAATTACTTGCGCAATTAATTGTGGACAAAAAAGTTCCTGATTCTTTAAAAGACTTTAAAATTATTTCGCTTGACATAGGTGCTTTAGTTTCTGGGACAAAATTTAGAGGCCAACTAGAAGAAAGGCTAAGCTTAATAATGCAGGAACTAAACAATCCAAGCCAAGGAATGATTCTATTTATTGATGAAATTCATTCAATATTGAGTTCTGACAGATCTTCTACCGATATAAGCAATATCTTAAAACCTTTACTGGCTGAAGGAGAACTTAGATGTATCGGTACAACAACACCTGAGAAATTTCGTGAAACTATTGAAAAAGATCAAGCATTAAATAATTGTTTTCAAAAGATAGCTGTTAATGAACCTTCAGTAGAATTAAGCGCAAAAATACTGCAAGGTATCAAAAAGAAATATGAATCACATCATGGCATAAAAATTTCTGAAGAAGCTGTAAACTATTCTGCAAAATTGGCCGACAGATACATCAGCGATAAATGTCTTCCTGATAAAGCAATAGATTTAATTGATGAAGCAGCTGCAGAGTTAAAAATCGAGTCTAATAAAAAGCCTCAAATAATTCTTCAACAAGAAAACAAACTTCATACCATTAATGAAAAATTGAATAATTTGCAAGAAGAAAATATCGAAGCTAAAGAAAAACTGTTGAATATGAGGCAACAATCAGAGGCAAGATTGAACGTTCTTTTGGACAATTGGTACAATTTGCGTGAAGAAATGAAGCAATTATCTATTTTAATGAAAGAAGAAGATAAGCTAACAAAAAAAATTAAAGATAAATCAAATCGCGAAATTGAAAATGATCTTGATTATTTAGAAAAGCTTGAAGAAGAGTTAAATGAAATAGAGAATGAAATACAAAAAGTTGAAGAGAACTTTAATAAAATAAAGAAAAATAGAAATTTCCCTTTTAAATATCAAGTTGAACCTGATGATATTGCTGATGTTGTCTCAAAAATTACAGGTATTCCAATTTCTAAAGTAGTTTCAAATGAACGTAAGAAATTAGTCAATCTAGAAACAGAACTAAGTGAAAAAGTTATTGGACAAGAAAAAGCTATAGAAGCTGTGTCTGCTGCAATTAGAAGAGCTCGCGTCGGCATGAAAAGTCCTAAAAGACCTATCGGATCTTTTTTATTTATGGGTCCTACAGGTGTCGGCAAAACAGAATTAGCAAAATCTCTTGCAACAGCTTTATTTGATGAAGAAGACGCACTTTTAAGATTAGACATGAGTGAATATATGGAGAAAAATGCCGTAGCAAGACTTTTGGGAGCTCCGCCAGGTTATGTTGGTTATGAAGAGGGAGGTCAATTAACTGAAGCTGTAAGACGTAAACCCTATTCAGTAATTCTTCTTGATGAAATAGAAAAAGCACATTCAGAAGTTTTTAATATTCTTTTACAAGTCTTAGATGAAGGAAGATTAACAGACTCTCAAGGAAGGACTGTTGACTTCAAAAATACAGTAATCATCATGACAAGCAACCTAGCTGGTAAATCTATACTGGAGTATTCACAAAAGATTTCTAAAAGTGAGGGAAAGTTAGAAAATAACCAACAAACCTTAGATGATTCCATTAGTAATACATTGTCTTCAATATTTAGACCTGAATTTTTAAATAGAATTGACGAAGTAGTAAGGTTTAATCCATTATCTATTGATGAACTTCAAAAAATAATAATTTTGCAAACAGAAGATTTAAAAAACCTACTACTTGAACAGAACATAAATATCGCCATAGACAAAAAAGTTATTAATAAAATTGCAAACGATTCTTACGAACCTGAATATGGTGCTAGGCCACTTAGCAGGGAACTTAGAAGACAAATAGAAAATCCCTTGGCTGCAAAACTTTTAGAGGATAACTTCAAAAACAAAAAAAATATAATAATTAAACTTAACCCTGCTAAAAAAGATGAGATCGTTTTCAAACCTAGCTGA
- the rplA gene encoding 50S ribosomal protein L1: MKKLSKRMAALSTKIEDRIYAPLEALSIIKENANAKFDETIEAHIRLGIDPKYTDQQLRTTVALPHGTGQSIKIAVITSGENVSKAKAAGADLFGEEDLVESINKGNMEFDLLIATPDMMPKVAKLGRVLGPRGLMPNPKAGTVTNDIANAIKEFKAGKLEFRADKAGIVHVRFGKASFTKEALFDNLKTLQESIDKNKPSGAKGKYWKTFYVTSTMGPSVQLDINAVQDYQPEG; encoded by the coding sequence ATGAAAAAACTATCTAAAAGAATGGCGGCTCTATCAACAAAGATAGAAGATCGCATTTACGCACCACTTGAAGCTCTTAGTATTATCAAGGAAAATGCTAATGCAAAATTTGATGAAACTATTGAAGCACATATACGTCTAGGTATTGATCCAAAATATACTGATCAACAATTAAGGACCACTGTTGCATTACCACATGGTACTGGCCAAAGCATCAAAATTGCAGTAATTACAAGCGGTGAAAATGTATCGAAAGCTAAGGCTGCTGGTGCAGATTTATTTGGCGAAGAAGATCTTGTAGAAAGCATCAATAAAGGAAATATGGAGTTTGATCTACTTATTGCAACTCCAGATATGATGCCAAAGGTTGCAAAATTAGGAAGAGTTTTAGGACCTAGAGGTTTAATGCCTAATCCTAAAGCTGGGACAGTAACTAATGACATTGCTAATGCAATAAAAGAATTCAAAGCCGGTAAACTCGAATTTAGAGCAGATAAGGCTGGAATCGTTCATGTCCGCTTTGGAAAAGCAAGTTTCACAAAAGAGGCCCTATTTGACAACTTAAAAACCTTACAAGAATCAATTGATAAAAATAAACCAAGTGGAGCTAAAGGAAAGTATTGGAAAACTTTTTATGTAACTTCAACAATGGGGCCTTCAGTTCAATTAGACATAAATGCTGTACAAGATTACCAACCTGAAGGTTAA